The following nucleotide sequence is from Thermogemmata fonticola.
GCTGCTCTTGGTCATGCTGTTCCCAGGGGCAAGGAATGGTCAGCGGCATGAGTTGGGGTGTGGCCTGTACGCCTGCTTCGGCGGACATTTTCGGCAACGACTGGCGGCCAGGCGATGGCAGGCGCGCGGGCTGCCGAGGACAGGGTGGGGAGGTTCCTCCGGCTCAGCGCGGCGGGGACAGGACCTGGCTGAGGAGCGGACCGCGGGGTTGGTCTACTCCCAACACGGCCAGATAATTGGCGACGGCGTTGAAGTAACTCCCCAGGATGACGGCGACCTTGGTCTTGGCCTCCGCCGCGGCGATCTCTTGCAGGTTCAGCTCCACCAGTGAGATGCGTCCTTCGCGGAAACGCACGGTTTCGATTTGCAAGACCCGTTCGGCCTGTCGCTGTTCCTCCTGGGCTTGCTGGAGGCGCTGCCAGGTGAGGAGCAGTTCCGAGACGGCGTCCTGGACCTGGACGGTGATTTCGTCGCGGGCGTAGCGTTCCTGGGCAAGGAGTTGGGCGAGCTGGGCCTGAGCCGTCAGCGCCTGGCCGCGGGCATTGCGGAAGGGAAGGGGAAACTCCAACACGGCCCCGACTTCGCCGGTGGTGCGGTCCGTGGCGAAGGGTCCCGTACCGCTCAGGGTTTTTTTGGCGGCTCCGACGTCCTGGGCGCCTTGCAGCACGAGGTTGAGGTTGGGCAGGAGTTGATTGTTGGCCAGTTGCCATTCGAGGCTGCGCCGCTGTTTTTCCAATTGGAAGCGGATCAATTCGGGGCGTTGGCGTAGGGCCAATTGCACATCCGCCGCCAGGCCTTCCGCACGGGGCAGGGGGAAGGGGGTTTGCAGGAAGTTGGGGTCGAGCCAATGGCTAGGAGGAACGACGGGCTGGCCCTGTTCGTCGCGCAAAAACAGGGACAGGCGCAAAGCGGATTGTTGGACGAGCCGTTCGGCGGCGAGTAGAGCTTCGCGGCGGGAGGCCACGAGGCGGCGGTTGAGGGCCACCGGGGCTTCAGCGATCTTGCCGGCGCGGAATTGTTCGTCGAAGACCTGCTGGCGATCCACGGCCAGGCGGAGCAGCTCCTCGGCGATGCGATACTGAGCGCCCGCCACTTGCCAGCTCCAGTAAGCCTGGGCGGCGGCCCGGAAAAAGTCGAGGCGCGCCCGGCGGATGGTAGGTTCGGCCAGGTTCTCGGCGATCTGCGCGGCCCGCAAGCGTGCCCGCCGGGGATCGATCGCGCGGTTTTGCAAAAGAGGCACTATGACTCCGGCCTGCCATTCGCCTCCCTCGCCCGTCTTGCGGTCGCCGTAGTAGATCGGAAAGTTGCCCTGGCCCCAACGCCAGGCGGCAAAGGTGGACATGCCCCCGTAGGGAGAAGTCTGCTCGATGCTGGCCAGGAGCCGACTGCTGCTAAAGGTTCCCCCCTGCTCGGCGGAGCGGAGGCGGAGCACCGGGTCGAACTGCCCTTCCGCCGCGAGCCGCTGGCCGGCGGCGATTGTCCGTTCGAGTTCCACGGCATAAAGCAGGGGAAAGGCTGCCGCTACGCTTTCCAGCACTTCCTCCAGCCGCAGGGGTTCTTCGGCGGGTCGGGGGAAAGGCAAGACGGCGGGCGGTGAAGCCGGTGAAGGCGAAGGAGCGGGCCGAGTCGGTTCCACCGCCTCGGGGCGGTCTTCTGCCGGTCGCGGGGGCGGGGCTTCAGGCGGTTCCGCCGTTGGCGTGGTATCGTGAGGGGGCGCGGGCAGGGGAGCGGGCGGTGGAGGCGGAGGCAGCGTGGGAACAGGCAGCGGCTGGCGAAGGTAGGCATTCGACGGCAAAGGCGATTGCAGGGCACAACTGACCGGCAGGAGGGCGACAACGGCCAGCAGGACTAACCCGCCGCGGCGGCCAGCTATCACGGCTTGTCTGGCAGGAGGCCCGGAGGCGATCAGCCCAGCCGCCGGCCTCGCCTCACTTGCCCCGGCGCTGGACCGGTCCCAAGGGCGAAGCCGATTCCTCCGCCGGCTTGAGTTCGCGGACCAGCGGGAAGCCATTGAGCACGCGCCAGACTTCGTAGCCCAGCGGAACCTGCCGCAGGAGAATCCAGCCCTGAGCGCGCACTCCTTGGCGCAGGTATTCATACGCAGGCCATTCCTCCCCCGCTGCCGGTGCCACCAGAATGCGGAAGCGGCCATTGCCATCGGAAGTGGGGTCAATCAGGTACACTTCCCCCCGGAAGGTTCCCGCGGCCACCTGGGGAAACGAGGCCAACTGGACGGCAGGCCACCCCTCAAACTGGAGCAGAACCGGGGCCCCCTTGTGCACCAATGGCAGATCGTTGCCATCGATGTAAAGCTCGGCCACAATAGCGGGGTATTCCCCCCATGTCAAGGGGTCGTAGAAGCTGTAAGCCAGCCCTCCCAGCAGGGCCAGTTCCGCCGGCTGAATCGGCGGTTTGCTGGGATCTTCCAAATCGGGGACCAGCACCGCGAGGCGTTCGCCGGGACGCACCAGTTGCCCGCCGGCTTCAGCGTTCGCCAAAATGCGGAAGATGACGCCCGCCACGGGTGCATAGACGCGCTGGTTCTCCTGGCGCTGCACCTGGGACCGCACCATCAGATATTGTTGCCGGACGGCAGCTTGTTCGCTCAGGGCGGCCTTGAGGGCGGCTTCCTCCGTTTGGATGAGGGCGGCGGTGCGCTTGTCGGTGGCCTCCCGCTGAGCTTCGGCGGCTGCCAGCGTTTTCTCCGCTAGCTTGACCCGCGCTTCCGCCAGCGGCACCTGGGCCTTGGCCAGGTTGCGCTTCCGCTCGGCTTCTTCCAGTTCATCCTTCGACACCACTTTCCCTTCACCGAGACTGCTGCGGTATAAGCGCAGGGTCCGCTGATAATTCAGCTCTTCCCGTTGCAGGTCGAAACGGGCACGTTCCAGTTCCTGCTGGGCCACGAGCACTTGAGCCTGGGCTTGTTCCACGCGATAGCCTGCCTCCGCCAGCAGCACTTCCCGTTCCTGTTGCACATATTGCAAGCGGGACTCCTGGTCCTTGACGCGCCCATCCGCCAGGGTGAGGCGTTG
It contains:
- a CDS encoding TolC family protein, with the translated sequence MIAGRRGGLVLLAVVALLPVSCALQSPLPSNAYLRQPLPVPTLPPPPPPAPLPAPPHDTTPTAEPPEAPPPRPAEDRPEAVEPTRPAPSPSPASPPAVLPFPRPAEEPLRLEEVLESVAAAFPLLYAVELERTIAAGQRLAAEGQFDPVLRLRSAEQGGTFSSSRLLASIEQTSPYGGMSTFAAWRWGQGNFPIYYGDRKTGEGGEWQAGVIVPLLQNRAIDPRRARLRAAQIAENLAEPTIRRARLDFFRAAAQAYWSWQVAGAQYRIAEELLRLAVDRQQVFDEQFRAGKIAEAPVALNRRLVASRREALLAAERLVQQSALRLSLFLRDEQGQPVVPPSHWLDPNFLQTPFPLPRAEGLAADVQLALRQRPELIRFQLEKQRRSLEWQLANNQLLPNLNLVLQGAQDVGAAKKTLSGTGPFATDRTTGEVGAVLEFPLPFRNARGQALTAQAQLAQLLAQERYARDEITVQVQDAVSELLLTWQRLQQAQEEQRQAERVLQIETVRFREGRISLVELNLQEIAAAEAKTKVAVILGSYFNAVANYLAVLGVDQPRGPLLSQVLSPPR
- a CDS encoding HlyD family secretion protein is translated as MIRSAFRSPIRSAEPDLHLPAIRLSQTPRSVRRLAFGLVLLLFLLLPAAAFVPWTQTVPGRGQTIAFHPARRPQFIVSPIEGRVKKWHVVEGDRVRAGQLLVDLVDNDPLILERLREQELLALQRLTLADGRVKDQESRLQYVQQEREVLLAEAGYRVEQAQAQVLVAQQELERARFDLQREELNYQRTLRLYRSSLGEGKVVSKDELEEAERKRNLAKAQVPLAEARVKLAEKTLAAAEAQREATDKRTAALIQTEEAALKAALSEQAAVRQQYLMVRSQVQRQENQRVYAPVAGVIFRILANAEAGGQLVRPGERLAVLVPDLEDPSKPPIQPAELALLGGLAYSFYDPLTWGEYPAIVAELYIDGNDLPLVHKGAPVLLQFEGWPAVQLASFPQVAAGTFRGEVYLIDPTSDGNGRFRILVAPAAGEEWPAYEYLRQGVRAQGWILLRQVPLGYEVWRVLNGFPLVRELKPAEESASPLGPVQRRGK